The Deinococcus misasensis DSM 22328 sequence GCCATTCGCAAAATTGCCCACATTCCCGAGATCAGCTGGATTCGCATGCTGCCGGGATTCAAACGCCTTTAAGGAGCCCCATGACCTTAGACGACATTCTGAAAGCCCCATCCCCCGCAAGCCAGTGGGTGCTGGACACCGATTGTGAAGAAAACGGCCTTGAACCAGAGGACGTCAAGCAGGTCATGCGTGCCCGCATTCAGGAAATGCGTGACAGCATCGAACGTGGCCTGAAAACCGATGCCAAAAGCATCACCGGCATGGTGGGCTGGAATGCCAAGGGTCTCTGGGACGCTCCAGATGCCTTGAATGCTCCCCTGATCAAACGGGTTCAGGCTTACGCCATGGCCGTCAATGAAGAGAATGCCCGCATGGGACGCATTGTGGCTGCACCCACCGCTGGAAGTGCCGGAACCATCCCCGGAGCTTTGATCGGGGTGGCAGACCACCTTGGCATCGAAGACGAAAAACTGGTGATGCCTCTGGTGCTGGCTGCAGGCATTGGCAAAGCCATCTCAAGGCAAATGTACATCTCTGGATCTGCTGGAGGCTGTCAGGCTGAAATCGGCTCCAGTGCAGCCATGGCTGCTGCTGCCGTCACCGAACTGCTGGGAGGAGATTCCAGAGCCTGCGTTCACGCAGCTGCCCTTGCCCTGATGAACACCATCGGCCTGGTGTGTGATCCAGTGGGTGGCTACGTGGAGGTGCCCTGCGTGTCCAGAAACGCATTTTTTGCCGTCCATGCGGTCAGCAGTGCCCAACTGGCTCTGGCCCAACTGGAAAGCTTCATCCCACCCGATGAAGTCATCACGGCCATGGCGCAAGTCGGACGCATGATGCCCTTGCAGCTCAAAGAAACCGCCGAAGGGGGCCTTGCACAAACACCCTTTGCGCAGGGATACCTCAAGGATCTGGAACAGTCCCAGAAATAAGCCAGAACAACCCAGAACAACAAAAACCCCAGAGTGCTTGCTCTGGGGCTTCTTTTGGCTTGCTTTATTTGGTCAGTTGCCCGCGGATTTCGCCGGGTTTGTTCTGGTCGGTGTGCACATTCACGTAATAGAAGCCAAAACGCAGTTTGTCTTCGTTCAGCACACAATCTCCGTCGTTGGAAAGGGTGCCTTTGGTGGCATCTTTGGCATCCGGGGTGATTTTGAGGGTGCACACAGGGCCACCTGTCTGTCCGGCTTCACCTTCATGGATGTGGGCCATGGTGGCTGCACCGGTCAGGCCAGAGTAACTGCCGGTCACGGTGGCTTTCTTGCCATCCCAGACCACCTTTGCAGAGCCGGTGCCAGCGTACTTGTCAGGCACAGTGGGAGCAGGCACTTCTTTGAGATGACTCAGATTGGCGGTGTAGGTGGGCAGACCGGGAAGGGTTGGGGCGCTCTGGTTGCAGGAAGCCAGTCCCAGAGCCAGCAGTGCAGCAGCAAAATGAACGGTTTTCATGAGGTGCTCCTTATTCGTAC is a genomic window containing:
- a CDS encoding L-serine ammonia-lyase, iron-sulfur-dependent, subunit beta yields the protein MTLDDILKAPSPASQWVLDTDCEENGLEPEDVKQVMRARIQEMRDSIERGLKTDAKSITGMVGWNAKGLWDAPDALNAPLIKRVQAYAMAVNEENARMGRIVAAPTAGSAGTIPGALIGVADHLGIEDEKLVMPLVLAAGIGKAISRQMYISGSAGGCQAEIGSSAAMAAAAVTELLGGDSRACVHAAALALMNTIGLVCDPVGGYVEVPCVSRNAFFAVHAVSSAQLALAQLESFIPPDEVITAMAQVGRMMPLQLKETAEGGLAQTPFAQGYLKDLEQSQK
- a CDS encoding CHRD domain-containing protein, yielding MKTVHFAAALLALGLASCNQSAPTLPGLPTYTANLSHLKEVPAPTVPDKYAGTGSAKVVWDGKKATVTGSYSGLTGAATMAHIHEGEAGQTGGPVCTLKITPDAKDATKGTLSNDGDCVLNEDKLRFGFYYVNVHTDQNKPGEIRGQLTK